One genomic segment of Arachis duranensis cultivar V14167 chromosome 4, aradu.V14167.gnm2.J7QH, whole genome shotgun sequence includes these proteins:
- the LOC107482809 gene encoding uncharacterized protein LOC107482809 isoform X1 has translation MFFFYRVELNLPGKYVNVSPFVTLVSCDINFRFHTQRPCYTVSIKPMEALKACYGDGSSDSDSEAAPSCTTKARSEEFTLLPPPPISLLDPLSLLGSQDLEIGQTTRVRSFPHVDGNYVLHVYIPIHISSSSKKEIATFLKKVTSQEPNLHVVDVDLPLKVLCKSDEKLEQVALGREFHISLGRTVPIGVHQIDSVVSMLRQKLQTRHHSYWIDFNQWEVFVNDDHTRTFLSLEVVQGGLVEITKQIELINAIYKLHSLPEFYKDPRPHISLAWALGDISHSLKNTVNEVSKNCVAKSPNKSIFSCKFKGIECKIGKKIYTVCKISD, from the exons atgtttttcttttatcGGGTTGAATTGAATTTGCCAGGAAAATATGTCAATGTAAGCCCTTTTGTTACTTTGGTTTCTTGTGATATTAATTTCAGGTTTCACACTCAGCGCCCTTGCTATACTGTGAGTATTAAGCCAATGGAGGCACTGAAGGCTTGTTATGGGGATGGATCTTCTGATTCGGATTCTGAAGCTGCCCCTTCATGTACAACTAAAGCTCGCTCCGAAGAATTCACACTGTTGCCACCACCTCCTATCTCACTCCTTGACCCTCTAAGTTTGCTTG GTTCTCAAGATCTGGAAATAGGACAGACAACTAGAGTTAGGAGTTTCCCTCATGTTGATGGTAACTATGTCCTACATGTATACATACCAA TTCATATTTCATCTTCATCAAAAAAAGAAATAGCCACTTTCTTGAAGAAAGTCACCTCTCAGGAACCTAATCTTCATGTTGTTGACGTTGATCTCCCACTTAAAGTCCTCTGCAAAAGTGATGAGAAGCTTGAACAGGTTGCCTTGGGAAGGGAGTTTCACATAAGTTTGGGACGAACTGTTCCAATAGGGGTTCATCAAATTGACTCAGTGGTCTCAATGCTTCGACAGAAACTTCAAACACGACACCA TAGTTATTGGATTGACTTCAACCAGTGGGAGGTATTCGTAAATGATGATCATACACGCACCTTTCTCTCCTTAGAAGTTGTTCAAGGAGGTTTAGTAGAG ATAACAAAGCAAATTGAATTGATCAATGCAATTTATAAGCTTCATAGCCTTCCTGAATTTTACAAG GATCCACGGCCTCACATATCATTAGCATGGGCATTGGGTGACATAAGCCATTCCCTAAAGAATACTGTAAACGAGGTATCAAAGAACTGCGTTGCGAAATCCCCAAACAAATCTATTTTTAGCTGTAAATTCAAAGGAATTGAGTGTAAGATTGGCAAGAAAATATATACAGTTTGTAAAATCTCAGATTGA
- the LOC107482809 gene encoding uncharacterized protein LOC107482809 isoform X2, with product MFFFYRVELNLPGKYVNVSPFVTLVSCDINFRFHTQRPCYTVSIKPMEALKACYGDGSSDSDSEAAPSCTTKARSEEFTLLPPPPISLLDPLSLLGSQDLEIGQTTRVRSFPHVDGNYVLHVYIPIHISSSSKKEIATFLKKVTSQEPNLHVVDVDLPLKVLCKSDEKLEQVALGREFHISLGRTVPIGVHQIDSVVSMLRQKLQTRHHYWIDFNQWEVFVNDDHTRTFLSLEVVQGGLVEITKQIELINAIYKLHSLPEFYKDPRPHISLAWALGDISHSLKNTVNEVSKNCVAKSPNKSIFSCKFKGIECKIGKKIYTVCKISD from the exons atgtttttcttttatcGGGTTGAATTGAATTTGCCAGGAAAATATGTCAATGTAAGCCCTTTTGTTACTTTGGTTTCTTGTGATATTAATTTCAGGTTTCACACTCAGCGCCCTTGCTATACTGTGAGTATTAAGCCAATGGAGGCACTGAAGGCTTGTTATGGGGATGGATCTTCTGATTCGGATTCTGAAGCTGCCCCTTCATGTACAACTAAAGCTCGCTCCGAAGAATTCACACTGTTGCCACCACCTCCTATCTCACTCCTTGACCCTCTAAGTTTGCTTG GTTCTCAAGATCTGGAAATAGGACAGACAACTAGAGTTAGGAGTTTCCCTCATGTTGATGGTAACTATGTCCTACATGTATACATACCAA TTCATATTTCATCTTCATCAAAAAAAGAAATAGCCACTTTCTTGAAGAAAGTCACCTCTCAGGAACCTAATCTTCATGTTGTTGACGTTGATCTCCCACTTAAAGTCCTCTGCAAAAGTGATGAGAAGCTTGAACAGGTTGCCTTGGGAAGGGAGTTTCACATAAGTTTGGGACGAACTGTTCCAATAGGGGTTCATCAAATTGACTCAGTGGTCTCAATGCTTCGACAGAAACTTCAAACACGACACCA TTATTGGATTGACTTCAACCAGTGGGAGGTATTCGTAAATGATGATCATACACGCACCTTTCTCTCCTTAGAAGTTGTTCAAGGAGGTTTAGTAGAG ATAACAAAGCAAATTGAATTGATCAATGCAATTTATAAGCTTCATAGCCTTCCTGAATTTTACAAG GATCCACGGCCTCACATATCATTAGCATGGGCATTGGGTGACATAAGCCATTCCCTAAAGAATACTGTAAACGAGGTATCAAAGAACTGCGTTGCGAAATCCCCAAACAAATCTATTTTTAGCTGTAAATTCAAAGGAATTGAGTGTAAGATTGGCAAGAAAATATATACAGTTTGTAAAATCTCAGATTGA